In the genome of Quercus robur chromosome 3, dhQueRobu3.1, whole genome shotgun sequence, one region contains:
- the LOC126716544 gene encoding protein ALP1-like, which translates to MALDCVGAIDGTHVRASVPPEIQGRFHGCKDGTTQNVLVAISFDLKFTYVLARWEGSAHDSRVLNDAFARLGGFSILEGKYYIGDAGYGNKNGILSPYRSVRYHLKEFSDRPPENEQELYNLRHSSLRTTIERGFGVLKKCFRVLDAEPFWSFETQVKVVLACCVIHNHIMGVEPNDHIMATAMNQVESSGPQQETQSRRDSIEDSRVWNAKRDQICQAMWFDYTRSGE; encoded by the exons ATGGCTCTG GATTGTGTTGGAGCAATTGATGGTACACATGTTCGCGCATCTGTGCCACCTGAAATACAAGGAAGGTTTCATGGTTGCAAAGATGGAACCACGCAAAATGTGTTAGTTGCCATTAGTTTTGACTTAAAGTTCACTTATGTATTGGCTAGATGGGAAGGCAGTGCACATGATTCACGTGTGTTAAATGATGCATTTGCTAGGCTAGGGGGATTTTCAATTCTCGAAG GTAAATATTATATTGGTGATGCTGGGtatggtaataaaaatggaattttGTCACCTTATCGGAGTGTGCGATATCACTTGAAAGAGTTTAGTGATCGTCCTCCTGAGAATGAGCAAGAATTGTATAACCTTCGACACTCTTCATTGAGAACTACCATTGAGCGAGGGTTTGGAGTGTTGAAGAAATGTTTTCGAGTGTTGGATGCAGAaccattttggtcttttgaAACCCAAGTGAAAGTAGTGTTAGCATGTTGTGTGattcataatcacattatgGGGGTTGAACCAAATGACCATATTATGGCGACTGCAATGAACCAAGTAGAGTCTAGTGGCCCCCAACAAGAAACACAGTCACGTCGGGATTCCATTGAAGACAGTAGAGTGTGGAATGCTAAGAGAGATCAGATATGCCAAGCTATGTGGTTTGATTAT
- the LOC126716545 gene encoding pentatricopeptide repeat-containing protein At1g62680, mitochondrial-like encodes MNQLEKETHHGSVFSARRTVGGSWVELGVTVGGSGKGIQPNLVTYTCLIQGLCNFGQWREATTLLNEMTQRKIMPNVQTFSILVDRLYKEGMLTEANEVFTVMIQRVTYSSLIDGYCLQNKMDDAIKTFNMMVERGCPLDVFSYNILINGYCKNKRIDEARSLFDEMSNKGVAPSVVTYSTLIGGFC; translated from the exons ATGAATCAACTGGAAAAGGAAACTCACCATGGGTCTGTGTTTAGCGCTCGTCGAACTGTGGGTGGATCGTGGGTGGAGCTCGGAGTGACTGTGGGTGGATCG GGTAAAGGCATTCAGCCAAATCTTGTCACTTACACGTGCTTAATTCAAGGTCTATGCAATTTTGGCCAGTGGAGGGAGGCTACTACTTTGTTGAATGAGATGACACAAAGGAAGATCATGCCAAATGTGCAAACCTTTAGCATATTGGTGGACAGACTTTACAAGGAAGGGATGTTGACCGAGGCAAATGAAGTTTTTACCGTGATGATTCAAAGAGTCACATATAGCTCTTTGATTGATGGTTATTGTTTACAAAACAAAATGGATGATGCTATCAAAACATTTAATATGATGGTTGAGAGAGGTTGTCCACTTGATGTGTTTAGCTACAACATATTAATCAATGgatattgcaaaaataaaagaattgatgAAGCAAGGAGTCTCTTTGATGAAATGTCCAACAAGGGAGTGGCTCCCAGCGTTGTGACTTATAGCACTCTTataggtgggttttgttga
- the LOC126716546 gene encoding pentatricopeptide repeat-containing protein At3g22470, mitochondrial-like: MVQRKVMPNVLTFSILVDAHCKEGMLMKAKEVFGVMIRRGIEPNTVTCSCLIDGYCLQNKMDDAVKTFNMMIERGCLPNLFSYNILINGYCKNKRINEAMRLFREMSNKGMIPDVVTYNTLIRGFCLVERLEVVLELFHKMQDCGECPSPQTYAILLDGLCKNKKIGEVMALFQEMEDEKLDHNIVIYNILIDGLCNIKKLTAARELFNSLPLKGLQPNVWTYTIMIKGLCKEGLIDEACELLEKWMGMVIHLMIVHITRSSKVYCKGMRHQRL; the protein is encoded by the coding sequence ATGGTGCAAAGGAAGGTGATGCCAAATGTGCTAACCTTTAGCATATTGGTGGACGCACATTGTAAAGAGGGGATGCTGATGAAGGCAAAAGAAGTTTTTGGTGTGATGATTCGAAGAGGCATTGAACCTAACACCGTCACTTGTAGCTGTTTGATTGATGGTTACTGTTTGCAAAACAAAATGGATGATGCTGTGAAAACATTTAATATGATGATTGAGAGAGGTTGTTTGCCTAATCTGTTTAGTTATAACATATTGATCAATGgatattgcaaaaataaaagaattaatgaGGCAATGCGTCTCTTTCGTGAAATGTCCAACAAGGGAATGATTCCTGACGTTGTGACATACAACACTCTTATAAGGGGGTTTTGCCTAGTGGAGAGACTTGAGGTTGTGCTAGAGCTATTCCATAAGATGCAAGATTGTGGTGAATGTCCAAGTCCCCAAACCTATGCTATCTTGTTGGATGGCCTTtgtaagaacaaaaaaattggtgAGGTGATGGCATTGTTTCAAGAGATGGAAGACGAAAAGTTGGACCACAATATTGTGATCTACAACATCTTGATTGACGGTTTGTGTAATATTAAGAAACTTACAGCTGCAAGAGAACTCTTTAATAGTTTGCCATTGAAGGGATTGCAACCTAATGTTTGGACATATACCATAATGATCAAAGGGCTTTGCAAAGAGGGACTAATAGATGAAGCATGTGAGCTCCTTGAGAAATGGATGGGAATGGTTATTCACCTAATGATCGTACATATAACACGCTCATCCAAGGTTTATTGCAAGGGAATGAGACATCAAAGGCTATAG
- the LOC126716719 gene encoding putative pentatricopeptide repeat-containing protein At1g12700, mitochondrial: protein MGTRVANKSRNPLAFITISIFKNHYCCFHVRLRVSVGQLKPFHALYSTHTDRENLESQSQNQIQFLKSVRDQCKSRSLRNVDHALDMFDKMLHMRPLPSIDDYNHMLGAIARLKHYPEVISLYKQMKSLGISPNVCTLNTLINCFCHLNHLDFGFSVLATILKLGYQPNHITLNTLKKGLCLRGHIAGAVRLVDEMERKGYQPDAFTCGTMVNGLCKIGETDMAIRLLRNMEERNFELDMTTFNTIIDSLCKDRLVTEALNLLSKMKSKGIQPNLVTYNSLFQNLD, encoded by the coding sequence ATGGGTACGCGTGTTGCTAATAAATCAAGAAACCCACTTGcttttattactattagtatATTCAAAAATCATTATTGCTGCTTTCATGTTAGACTTAGAGTTAGTGTAGGGCAGCTAAAACCATTTCACGCTCTTTATTCTACTCACACTGATAGAGAAAACTTGGAAAGCCAATCTCAGAATCAGATTCAGTTCTTGAAATCTGTGAGAGATCAGTGCAAATCTCGAAGCTTAAGGAACGTTGATCATGCCTTAGacatgtttgataaaatgcttcACATGCGCCCTTTGCCTTCCATTGACGATTATAATCACATGTTGGGTGCCATTGCAAGATTGAAGCATTACCCGGAGGTAATTTCGCTATATAAACAAATGAAATCATTAGGAATCTCTCCAAATGTTTGTACTTTGAATACTTTGATTAATTGTTTCTGTCATTTGAACCATCTAGATTTTGGATTCTCTGTCTTAGcaacaattttgaaacttggttATCAACCAAACCATATAACTCTTAACACCCTTAAAAAAGGGCTGTGTCTTCGAGGTCACATTGCTGGAGCTGTGAGATTGGTAGATGAAATGGAGAGAAAAGGGTATCAACCTGATGCATTTACTTGTGGAACCATGGTGAACGGTTTGTGTAAGATTGGTGAAACTGATATGGCTATTAGGTTGCTTAGGAATATGGAAGAAAGGAATTTTGAGCTTGATATGACAACATTTAACACAATCATTGATAGTTTATGTAAGGACAGATTGGTAACTGAGGCTTTGAACCTTTTATCTAAAATGAAGAGTAAAGGCATTCAGCCAAACCTTGTCACTTACAATTCCTTATTTCAAAATCTCGACTAG
- the LOC126716547 gene encoding uncharacterized protein LOC126716547, whose amino-acid sequence MDEQVQAMNIEEKKVVAEPIEALEDISLDEDNLERCTRIRMDEADQEKTSFVTSQGLFCYKVLKKAFEWTDECQRAFENLKAYLTMVPLLSPSVVGEELYLYLAVTPHAVSSALIREEDKVQRSVYYTCKTLKGAEGRYPQMEKLAFTLINSSRKLRHYFQAHVINVMTDHPLKKAMNRLEAAGRLIQWAVELSEFDISYNKVEDGKRWVVHVDGSSTRHARGIGVVLQSPEGDELKHKVRLQYQATNNEVEYEALLKGLELAKSVEAKSIRVLGDSQLIMGQENGMYEAKEERMKKYLSRVMRLVKRFKKADFVQIPREENVEADTIAKEASANESMDESDEVQYMPSIDVPEVQQVDSRENWMTPIISYLKDGRLPKEKDEARKLRVRSARYVLMNEVLYKRGFSQPYLRCLAPDEANYVLREVHEGACGNHSGARSLVHKVVCAGY is encoded by the exons ATGGATGAACAAGTTCAAGccatgaatattgaagaaaagaaggTTGTAGCAGAGCCTATCGAAGCGTTGGAAGACATTTCCTTGGATGAAGATAACCTTGAGAGGTGTACCAGG ataaggATGGACGAGGCTGACCAAGAGAAGACATCCTTTGTCACCAGTCAAGGCTTATTCTGTTATAAG gttctcaAAAAAGCATTCGAATGGACCGACGAGTGTCAGAGAGCCTTCGAAAATTTGAAGGCATACCTTACCATGGTACCGCTACTGAGTCCATCAGTGGTGGGAGAGGAGTTATACTTATACCTAGCGGTAACCCCGCATGCCGTGAGCTCAGCATTGATAAGAGAGGAAGATAAAGTGCAAAGATCTGTGTACTATACATGTAAGACATTGAAGGGAGCGGAAGGACGGTATCCACAAATGGAGAAATTAGCCTTCACACTGATCAACTCTTCTAGGAAGCTgaggcattatttccaagcacatgtcattaatgtcaTGACAGATCATCCGCTCAAGAAGGCAATGAATAGACTGGAAGCGGCAGGACGATTAATCCAGTGGGCTGTAGAGCtcagtgagtttgacatcag TTATAATAAGGTAGAAGACGGTAAGAGATGGGTCGTTCACGTGGATGGTTCGTCTACACGGCATGCAAGAGGAATTGGTGTGGTCCTACAATCCCCAGAAGGAGATGAACTGAAACATAAAGTCCGTCTACAGTACCAAGCAACTAACAATGAagtcgaatatgaagcccttctcaaagggctagaattggctaagtctGTGGAAGCCAAGTCCATACGTGTCCTGGGAGATTCTCAACTGATCATGGGGCAAGAAAATGGGATGTATGAAGCGAAGGAAGAACGGATGAAGAAATACCTTAGTAGGGTGATGCGCCTTgtgaaaagatttaaaaaagctgactttgttcaaatcccaagggaggagAACGTGGAAGCTGATACTATAGCAAAAGAAGCCTCAGCAAATGAATCAATGGATGAATCAGATGAAGTTCAGTATATGCCAAGTATAGATGTCCCGGAAGTACAACAGGTGGATAGTAGAGAAAACTGGATGACCCCCATTATATCATACTTGAAAGACGGACGACTACcaaaagagaaagatgaagCTAGGAAGTTGAGGGTGAGATCAGCTAGATACGTCCTTATGAATGAAGTgctatacaagagaggctttTCTCAACCTTACCTTAGGTGCTTAGCTCCGGACGAAGCAAACTATGTACTgagagaagttcatgaagggGCATGTGGCAATCACTCAGGAGCCAGATCACTTGTCCACAAGGTCGTCTGTGCAGGGTATTAA
- the LOC126716725 gene encoding pyrophosphate-energized vacuolar membrane proton pump 1-like has product MGVLSEGLTQILIPVAAFIGLGFALFQWFLVSKVKVSGGYGDYSGYKDRLINEGETEEGVDTLEVSIKCAEIQNAISVGATSFLFTEYRYLGIFTAVFGIVIFLFLGSVKGFSTESEPCTYNTGNICKPALANALFTTIAFFLGALTSVLSGFLGMKIATYANARTTLEARKGVGKAFITAFRSGAVMGFLLAANGLLVLWVSINLFKLYYGDDWEGLYESITGYGLGGSSMALFGRVGGGIYTKAADVGADLVGKVERNIPEDDPRNPAVIADNVGDNVGDIAGMGSDLFGSYAESSCAALFVASISSFGTSHDFTAMSYPLIVSSMGIVVCLITTLFATDLFEIKRVSEIEPTLKRQLVISTVLMTAGIAMVTFFALPSEFTLFNFGTEMSVKNWHLFFCVAIGLWAGLAIGYTTEYYTSSAYSPVKDVADSCRTGAATNVIFGLALGYKSVIIPIFAIAIAIYVSFSLAAMYGISVSALGMLSTIATGLAIDAYGPISDNAGGIAEMAGMSHEIRERTDALDAAGNTTAAIGKGFAIGSAALVSLALFGAFVSRAGIYTVDVLTPKVFIGLLVGAMLPYWFSAMTMKSVGSAALKMVEEVRRQFNTIPGLMEGRAKPDYATCVKISTDASLREMIPPGALVMLTPLIAGTFFGVETLAGVLAGSLVSGVQVAISASNTGGAWDNAKKYIEAGGNEHAKSLGPKGSDAHKAAVIGDTIGDPLKDTSGPSLNILIKLMAVESLVFAPFFAAHGGLLFKLF; this is encoded by the exons atggGTGTGCTGAGTGAGGGACTTACACAGATTCTGATACCTGTGGCTGCCTTCATTGGACTTGGGTTTGCTTTGTTTCAGTGGTTCTTGGTCTCCAAGGTCAAGGTCTCAGGTGGCTATGGTGATTATAGTGGGTATAAAGACAGGTTGATTAATGAAGGAGAGACTGAAGAAGGTGTTGACACTCTTGAGGTTTCCATCAAGTGTGCTGAAATTCAGAATGCCATATCTGTTG GGGCAACCTCATTTCTGTTTACTGAGTATAGATACCTTGGTATCTTCACCGCTGTATTTGGCATTGTCATCTTCCTCTTCCTTGGTTCAGTTAAAGGCTTCAGCACCGAAAGTGAACCTTGCACTTACAACACCGGGAATATATGTAAACCAGCATTGGCAAATGCCTTGTTTACCACCATTGCATTCTTTCTTGGTGCTCTTACATCAGTCCTTTCTGGTTTTCTTGGCATGAAGATTGCCACCTATGCCAATGCTAGAACCACTCTAGAAGCGAGGAAGGGTGTTGGGAAGGCATTCATCACAGCTTTTCGCTCTGGTGCTGTGATGGGTTTCCTTCTTGCTGCCAATGGCCTTTTGGTGCTGTGGGTATCCATCAATTTATTTAAGCTGTATTATGGGGATGACTGGGAAGGGCTTTATGAATCTATTACTGGTTATGGACTTGGAGGTTCTTCAATGGCACTTTTTGGAAGAGTTGGGGGAGGTATTTACACAAAAGCAGCTGATGTTGGTGCTGACCTTGTTGGAAAAGTTGAGAGGAATATCCCTGAAGATGATCCACGTAACCCAGct GTTATTGCAGACAATGTGGGTGACAATGTTGGAGACATTGCTGGGATGGGTTCTGACCTCTTTGGGTCTTATGCTGAATCATCCTGTGCAGCACTTTTTGTTGCCTCAATATCTTCCTTTGGTACCAGTCATGACTTCACAGCCATGTCCTATCCTCTGATTGTAAGCTCAATGGGGATTGTAGTTTGCTTAATAACAACACTTTTTGCAACTGATCTTTTTGAGATTAAGCGTGTGAGTGAGATTGAACCAACCTTGAAGAGGCAACTTGTAATCTCAACTGTCTTGATGACTGCCGGTATTGCCATGGTCACCTTCTTTGCTTTGCCATCTGAGTTTACTCTCTTTAATTTTGGGACTGAGATGTCTGTAAAGAACTG GCACCTTTTCTTCTGTGTTGCAATCGGCTTGTGGGCTGGACTTGCTATTGGATACACTACAGAGTATTATACTAGCAGTGCTTACAG TCCAGTGAAGGATGTGGCAGATTCTTGTAGGACTGGTGCTGCAACAAATGTTATTTTTGGATTGGCTCTGGGATACAAATCTGTCATCATTCCCATATTTGCCATTGCCATTGCCATTTATGTGAGCTTTAGCTTAGCTGCTATGTATGGAATTTCTGTCTCTGCTTTGGGAATGCTCAGCACCATTGCCACTGGTCTTGCAATTGATGCTTATGGCCCCATAAGTGACAATGCTGGTGGAATTGCAGAAATGGCTGGTATGAGCCATGAGATTCGAGAAAGAACAGATGCCTTAGATGCTGCTGGAAACACTACTGCTGCCATTGGCAAG GGCTTTGCTATTGGATCAGCTGCTCTTGTTTCCCTTGCTTTGTTTGGTGCCTTTGTGAGCAGGGCAGGCATCTACACTGTTGATGTGTTGACTCCAAAGGTCTTCATCGGGTTGCTTGTGGGAGCCATGCTTCCATACTGGTTTTCAGCCATGACAATGAAGAGTGTGGGAAGTGCAGCTCTCAAAATGGTTGAAGAGGTTCGTCGACAGTTCAATACTATTCCCGGCCTTATGGAAGGAAGAGCAAAACCAGACTATGCAACCTGTGTCAAAATCTCTACTGATGCTTCACTAAGGGAAATGATCCCACCTGGTGCTTTGGTCATGCTTACACCACTTATTGCTGGAACCTTCTTTGGTGTGGAGACTCTTGCTGGGGTTCTTGCTGGTTCACTTGTTTCTGGTGTGCAG GTTGCCATCTCAGCTTCAAACACGGGTGGTGCGTGGGATAATGCAAAGAAATACATAGAG GCCGGTGGTAATGAACATGCAAAATCACTAGGTCCTAAAGGGTCAGATGCTCACAAGGCCGCTGTCATAGGTGACACAATTGGAGATCCTCTCAAGGATACTTCTGGTCCTTCTCTCAATATTCTCATCAAGCTCATGGCAGTCGAGTCCTTGGTGTTTGCTCCATTCTTTGCTGCTCACGGGGGCTTACTCTTCAAACTATTTTAA